A stretch of the Haloarcula ordinaria genome encodes the following:
- a CDS encoding coiled-coil protein, producing the protein MADSIDESKNVAVTEEDLENKSKGELIKLAGQLRDRRNELNQMASERASGRDDLNAKTREKVDEAQEHREKRDELNEQVQEHKDKRNELNAKANELFDKVDKLKNDLELDEGTSVEELKEEIEDLEFKQQTEVLSSEDEKELIEKIEDKREKLAEKTEKLDQSGDLEELKAEAEEVRSEASKHHKKVTELADEAQKHHNQMIEAYREADEIRDDADEKHEEFVEAQEAADQHHEDFVRVQKRLRELDKKEEQEERSQREEKQEAAREEAEEIYQKFKEGETLDTEDLMKLQKAGKL; encoded by the coding sequence ATGGCAGACTCGATAGACGAATCAAAGAACGTTGCAGTAACAGAAGAGGACCTTGAGAACAAATCCAAAGGCGAGCTCATCAAGCTCGCCGGCCAGCTCCGCGACCGGCGCAACGAGCTGAACCAGATGGCGTCCGAGCGGGCGTCCGGCCGCGACGACCTGAACGCGAAGACGCGCGAGAAGGTCGACGAGGCCCAGGAACACCGCGAGAAGCGCGACGAGCTCAACGAGCAGGTCCAGGAGCACAAGGACAAGCGAAACGAGCTCAACGCCAAGGCCAACGAGCTGTTCGACAAGGTCGACAAGCTCAAGAACGACCTCGAACTCGACGAGGGCACGTCCGTCGAGGAACTCAAAGAGGAGATCGAGGACCTCGAGTTCAAACAGCAGACCGAGGTGCTCTCCTCCGAGGACGAAAAAGAGCTCATCGAGAAGATCGAGGACAAGCGCGAGAAACTCGCCGAGAAGACGGAGAAGCTCGACCAGAGCGGTGACTTAGAGGAGCTCAAGGCCGAGGCCGAGGAGGTCCGTTCCGAGGCGTCCAAGCACCACAAGAAGGTCACGGAGCTCGCAGACGAGGCACAGAAGCACCACAACCAGATGATCGAGGCCTACCGCGAGGCCGACGAGATCCGCGACGACGCCGACGAGAAACACGAGGAGTTCGTCGAGGCCCAGGAAGCGGCCGACCAGCACCACGAAGACTTCGTCCGCGTCCAGAAGCGCCTGCGCGAACTCGACAAGAAAGAGGAGCAGGAAGAGCGCTCCCAGCGCGAGGAAAAGCAGGAGGCCGCTCGCGAGGAGGCCGAGGAGATCTACCAGAAGTTCAAGGAAGGCGAGACCCTCGACACCGAGGACCTGATGAAGCTGCAGAAGGCCGGCAAGCTGTAA
- a CDS encoding hydrolase, protein MSLSWRAAAVTPDGGRPTPDEWEPVTVPGRPTQFEGADAVAYETTFDDPRGPDEEHVRLVLQGTYAHARVWCNGDQIATHDTYFAPLQIRLPDAERYRIVVECRAPEDRFGGLHATGALPAARCVPGIWWRAAVETRPDPYVADLRVEPHLTDDGATVDVAADVVTTDAVDDRMTISLRPEGASRGGGTMSRSRVTAEGGRTTVSHAIDLRDPALWWPHDRGEQARYVVRAKIGDDAQSVTTGLRTVEAADGGLRVNGDPVPARGVTLLDPTPEDVERAAAANANLVRVRAQGTPPAVAAACDRHGVLLWQDLPLTGPGSFDAERGADLATSLVDTYDHHPCLAAVAVHDSPVDPYAAGLGSGFLDRLRFRWRAWRAAYDATAATRVAAAVESVPTYPVVGPPGIDPDAVTLFPGWTYGQAGDLSRLCDRYGVGDVVGGFGAGSLGVADPADETGFDRAAHDRHVDDGLDASQAYQAHVVRAVADGLRRRGSDVVVLEALRDVADAGMGVLAADGTAKPAYDALADAYEPTRVVLTAPTPGPSDVVLVHDGAATETVTVEWDHEGRREQAEHTVGPGGRVTVGSLDLSAGDEVTVAVAVGDGVVKAEYQIPSGI, encoded by the coding sequence ATGTCGCTTTCGTGGCGCGCCGCGGCGGTCACCCCCGACGGAGGCCGACCCACGCCCGACGAGTGGGAACCGGTGACGGTCCCAGGTCGGCCGACGCAGTTCGAGGGGGCCGACGCGGTCGCCTACGAGACGACGTTCGACGACCCACGAGGCCCCGACGAGGAGCACGTCCGGCTCGTCCTCCAGGGCACCTACGCACACGCACGCGTCTGGTGTAACGGGGACCAAATCGCGACCCACGACACCTACTTCGCACCACTTCAGATCAGACTCCCCGACGCCGAGCGGTACCGAATCGTCGTCGAGTGTCGCGCCCCCGAGGACCGCTTTGGCGGGTTGCACGCCACCGGCGCGCTCCCGGCGGCGCGCTGTGTCCCCGGTATCTGGTGGCGCGCCGCCGTCGAGACTCGACCGGACCCGTACGTCGCGGACCTGCGCGTCGAGCCACATCTGACCGACGACGGCGCGACGGTCGACGTCGCCGCCGACGTGGTGACGACCGACGCCGTCGACGACCGCATGACGATATCCCTGCGGCCGGAGGGCGCGAGTCGCGGCGGCGGAACGATGTCCCGGTCGCGCGTCACCGCCGAGGGCGGCCGGACGACCGTCTCGCACGCCATCGACCTCCGCGACCCGGCGCTGTGGTGGCCACACGACCGGGGCGAGCAGGCCCGCTACGTGGTCCGGGCCAAGATAGGCGACGACGCACAGTCGGTGACCACGGGCCTGCGGACCGTCGAAGCGGCCGACGGAGGCCTCCGGGTCAACGGCGACCCGGTCCCAGCCCGCGGGGTGACGCTACTGGACCCGACGCCCGAGGACGTCGAGCGCGCCGCGGCGGCGAACGCGAACCTGGTCCGCGTCCGGGCGCAGGGAACGCCGCCGGCGGTCGCGGCGGCCTGTGACCGCCACGGTGTCCTCCTCTGGCAGGACCTCCCGCTGACCGGTCCGGGCTCGTTCGACGCCGAGCGCGGGGCAGACCTCGCGACGTCGCTCGTCGACACCTACGACCACCACCCGTGTCTCGCCGCCGTCGCCGTCCACGACTCGCCCGTCGACCCGTACGCAGCGGGGCTGGGCTCGGGCTTCCTCGACCGACTGCGCTTTCGCTGGCGCGCCTGGCGGGCGGCCTACGACGCGACGGCGGCGACCCGGGTTGCAGCGGCCGTGGAGAGCGTGCCCACGTATCCGGTCGTCGGCCCACCTGGTATCGACCCGGACGCCGTAACCCTGTTCCCCGGCTGGACGTACGGGCAGGCCGGGGACCTCTCGCGGCTCTGTGACCGCTACGGCGTCGGCGACGTCGTCGGCGGGTTCGGGGCCGGGTCGCTCGGTGTTGCGGACCCGGCCGACGAGACGGGGTTCGACCGCGCCGCACACGACCGGCACGTCGACGACGGCCTCGACGCCTCGCAGGCGTACCAGGCCCACGTCGTCCGGGCCGTCGCCGACGGGCTTCGTCGCCGGGGGTCGGATGTCGTCGTCCTCGAAGCGCTGCGTGACGTGGCCGACGCCGGAATGGGCGTCCTGGCCGCCGACGGGACGGCGAAACCGGCGTACGACGCACTCGCCGACGCCTACGAGCCGACGCGGGTCGTCCTCACGGCCCCGACGCCCGGCCCGAGCGACGTGGTCCTCGTCCACGACGGGGCGGCGACCGAGACGGTCACCGTCGAGTGGGACCACGAGGGGAGGCGCGAACAGGCCGAACACACCGTCGGGCCGGGCGGGCGCGTGACCGTCGGGTCGCTCGACCTGTCGGCGGGCGACGAGGTGACGGTGGCCGTCGCTGTCGGGGACGGCGTGGTGAAAGCGGAGTATCAGATACCGAGTGGTATATAG
- a CDS encoding DUF371 domain-containing protein, with translation MNLEATVHATGHEHVSAEHASTLELTSDDFLTPAGDCILGIDAYPVPCEFDEEFVAACRDADATISATIRAAGHTATVTGSGHPDLTFESDRSHVLRTSDYVDDRTVMVEADAAAGDVDRDLVAALADGADVTMTLRVTVD, from the coding sequence ATGAACCTCGAGGCGACCGTCCACGCGACGGGGCACGAACACGTCAGCGCCGAACACGCGAGCACGCTGGAACTGACGAGCGACGACTTCCTGACGCCGGCCGGGGACTGCATCCTCGGTATCGATGCCTATCCGGTCCCCTGTGAGTTCGACGAGGAATTCGTCGCGGCCTGCCGGGACGCCGACGCGACCATCTCAGCGACCATCCGAGCGGCCGGCCACACCGCCACGGTCACGGGGTCAGGCCACCCGGACCTGACCTTCGAGAGCGACCGGAGCCACGTCCTGCGGACGAGTGACTACGTCGACGACCGGACGGTGATGGTCGAGGCCGACGCCGCCGCCGGCGACGTCGACCGCGACCTGGTCGCCGCACTGGCCGATGGGGCCGACGTGACCATGACTCTGCGAGTCACTGTCGACTGA
- a CDS encoding endonuclease III domain-containing protein: protein MDDPEPDRNISGGEAGGGEPTAFDPGTGETRAEAVVDRLGDLYWQKTYGGQAAFECLVRTILSQNTSDKASQPAHEALMDAYGGADLAASLADADQGTLAETISSAGLYNQKSERIVALAQLVCDEYGGADGFDAFVTTGDPGEVRDRLLAMNGVGPKTADCVLLFSGGRDGVFPVDTHVHRIARRMGLAPADADHETVREHLERAVPGEKCGFGHTAMIQFGREYCTARQPACLDDPDACPLAGLCDQVGVYPASGEVVDPSEGD, encoded by the coding sequence ATGGACGACCCCGAACCCGACCGGAACATCAGCGGCGGCGAGGCGGGCGGTGGCGAGCCGACGGCGTTCGACCCGGGGACCGGCGAGACGCGCGCCGAAGCCGTCGTCGACCGCCTGGGCGACCTGTACTGGCAGAAGACCTACGGCGGCCAGGCGGCCTTCGAGTGCCTGGTCCGGACGATTCTCAGCCAGAACACCTCGGACAAAGCCAGTCAGCCGGCGCACGAGGCCCTGATGGACGCCTACGGCGGGGCGGACCTGGCCGCCTCGCTCGCCGACGCAGACCAGGGGACGCTGGCCGAGACCATCTCGTCGGCCGGCCTGTACAACCAGAAGTCCGAACGCATCGTCGCCCTGGCCCAACTGGTGTGTGACGAGTACGGCGGCGCGGACGGCTTCGACGCGTTCGTCACGACCGGCGACCCCGGGGAGGTCCGGGACCGACTGCTGGCGATGAACGGTGTCGGGCCGAAGACGGCCGACTGTGTCCTCCTCTTCTCGGGCGGCCGCGACGGCGTCTTTCCCGTCGATACGCACGTCCACCGCATCGCGCGCCGGATGGGGCTGGCACCCGCTGACGCCGACCACGAGACGGTTCGCGAGCACCTGGAACGAGCAGTGCCGGGAGAGAAGTGCGGTTTCGGCCACACGGCGATGATTCAGTTCGGACGCGAGTACTGTACCGCGAGACAGCCGGCGTGTCTGGACGACCCTGACGCGTGTCCGCTGGCGGGGCTCTGTGACCAGGTGGGGGTCTACCCGGCCTCGGGCGAGGTGGTCGACCCGAGCGAGGGAGACTAA
- a CDS encoding HalOD1 output domain-containing protein, with amino-acid sequence MDELSERETGPGALVSDGMFPFTSLTTDEATGTTAAAFDPADSVPSMAVTALVADRKGVDPRDLSVVYDIIDPDALDMLFSDHRADLANASVSFQYEGFDVRIDHGTISITESD; translated from the coding sequence ATGGACGAGTTATCTGAACGAGAGACAGGTCCGGGAGCGTTAGTCAGCGACGGGATGTTCCCGTTCACGAGCCTCACGACGGACGAGGCCACCGGCACGACGGCCGCGGCGTTCGACCCCGCAGACAGCGTGCCGAGCATGGCGGTCACGGCGCTGGTCGCCGACCGGAAGGGCGTTGACCCGCGCGACCTGTCGGTGGTCTACGACATCATCGACCCCGACGCGCTGGACATGCTCTTTAGCGACCACCGGGCCGACCTGGCGAACGCCTCCGTCTCCTTCCAGTACGAGGGGTTCGACGTCCGCATCGACCACGGCACCATCTCCATCACCGAGAGCGACTGA
- a CDS encoding helix-turn-helix domain-containing protein, translated as MATLAEFTIDYGAFPFDAVFESFQDATIEIERLIPTGDAILPYIWVSGPEGEQARESLTAAAALADVDVIDQVGDRSLLRCEYVTTYEGVLGAIIETGVSLLSANGTIQGWTVQVRGIEPGAIAKFDRACRDLGIDLTLTELHELSASGDYEPAELTAAQREALLLAYELGFFDEPRTATLEDVAAELGISRQAVANRLRRGHRALIREMLSETG; from the coding sequence ATGGCGACGCTCGCGGAGTTCACCATCGACTACGGGGCGTTCCCATTCGACGCCGTCTTCGAGTCGTTCCAGGACGCGACCATCGAGATAGAGCGGCTGATTCCAACGGGGGACGCTATCTTGCCGTACATCTGGGTCAGCGGACCGGAGGGCGAGCAGGCCCGCGAGAGCCTCACGGCGGCGGCCGCCCTGGCGGACGTCGACGTCATCGACCAGGTCGGCGACCGCTCGCTGCTCCGGTGTGAGTACGTCACGACCTACGAGGGCGTCCTGGGGGCCATCATCGAGACGGGCGTCTCCTTGCTCTCGGCGAACGGGACGATTCAGGGCTGGACGGTCCAGGTCCGCGGCATCGAACCGGGCGCCATCGCCAAGTTCGACAGGGCGTGTCGGGACCTGGGTATCGACCTCACGCTGACGGAACTGCACGAGCTGTCCGCCAGCGGCGACTACGAACCAGCCGAACTGACCGCGGCCCAGCGAGAGGCCCTGCTGCTGGCCTACGAGCTGGGGTTCTTCGACGAGCCGCGGACCGCAACGCTGGAGGACGTCGCGGCCGAACTCGGCATCTCGCGACAGGCCGTCGCGAACCGACTGCGGCGTGGCCACCGGGCTCTCATCCGCGAGATGTTGTCCGAAACCGGATGA
- a CDS encoding aldo/keto reductase — protein MEYTRLGNTGTRVSQLCFGTWRFGREAGDIVETDRQEAHELLDAAWERGINFIDTANVYGTPNGTSEAYIGEWLEEYDREDFVLASKVYFPFDGRGEPGPNDHGLGRKHIRAQIEGTLERLGTDYLDLYYIHRWDDESDIVETMRTLNDLVREGKVHYLGASTMAAWQLTKALWTSDVEGLERFDVTQPLFHAGYRDDVKDYLDVCADQDIAVCPYSPLAGGFLTGKYERADPDDPKAFEGPEGARGDIYDSFQDYYLSERGWHVLAEIEAIAEDLDATPAQVALRWLIEQPDLTCVPIVGARTVDQLDENVGAVDLSLSDDQFNRIVSARYADDGERWGHRQ, from the coding sequence ATGGAGTACACACGACTCGGCAACACGGGGACGCGCGTCTCGCAACTCTGTTTCGGCACGTGGCGGTTCGGCCGCGAAGCCGGCGACATCGTCGAGACGGACCGGCAAGAGGCCCACGAACTGCTGGACGCCGCCTGGGAGCGGGGCATCAACTTCATCGACACGGCCAACGTCTACGGGACGCCCAACGGCACCAGCGAGGCGTACATCGGCGAGTGGCTCGAAGAGTACGACCGCGAGGACTTCGTCCTCGCCTCGAAGGTGTACTTCCCCTTCGACGGCCGGGGCGAACCCGGCCCGAACGACCACGGCCTCGGGCGCAAGCACATCCGCGCCCAGATCGAGGGGACGCTGGAACGCCTCGGTACCGACTACCTCGACCTCTACTACATCCACCGCTGGGACGACGAGAGCGACATCGTCGAGACGATGCGGACGCTGAACGACCTGGTCCGGGAGGGGAAAGTCCACTATCTGGGCGCGTCGACGATGGCCGCCTGGCAACTCACGAAGGCGCTCTGGACGAGCGACGTCGAGGGCCTCGAGCGCTTCGACGTGACACAGCCCCTGTTCCACGCGGGCTATCGCGACGACGTCAAGGACTACCTCGACGTCTGTGCCGACCAGGACATCGCGGTCTGTCCCTACTCGCCGCTTGCCGGCGGGTTCCTCACCGGGAAGTACGAGCGCGCAGACCCCGACGACCCCAAGGCCTTCGAGGGGCCGGAGGGGGCCCGTGGCGACATCTACGACTCCTTCCAGGACTACTACCTCTCGGAGCGCGGGTGGCACGTACTGGCGGAGATCGAGGCCATCGCCGAGGACCTCGACGCGACGCCGGCACAGGTGGCGCTGCGCTGGCTCATCGAGCAACCGGACCTCACCTGCGTGCCCATCGTCGGCGCCCGGACCGTCGACCAGCTGGACGAGAACGTCGGGGCCGTCGACCTCTCGCTGTCGGACGACCAGTTCAACCGCATCGTCAGTGCCCGGTACGCCGACGACGGCGAGCGATGGGGCCACCGGCAGTAA
- a CDS encoding DUF7125 family protein produces the protein MRLSTGIDTIDRTLGGGLQPGSIVALLAPPEAQSLPVLCAHTGLRPTHYFTTLRTVDSVQRQLAQQDLDPKLRRVEHVDLDDALATIDAGLEQLEDGDDVVVDVVDPLERTASMAAYLDLLNALSRRLAETGGVGMLHCLESGREAESPNRELTLSVADHVWRLEPRREGARSLTYYLEIPKANGLPLDENDRVQELDVGSSVQVDRTRDY, from the coding sequence ATGCGCCTCTCGACCGGTATCGACACCATCGACCGGACACTGGGTGGCGGCCTCCAGCCCGGGAGCATCGTCGCGCTCCTCGCACCGCCGGAGGCCCAGTCCCTGCCCGTCCTCTGTGCCCACACGGGACTGCGACCGACACACTACTTCACGACGCTTCGGACCGTCGACAGCGTCCAGCGCCAGCTCGCCCAGCAGGACCTCGACCCGAAGCTCAGGCGGGTCGAGCACGTCGACCTGGACGACGCGCTCGCGACCATCGACGCCGGGCTCGAACAGCTCGAGGACGGTGACGACGTCGTCGTCGACGTAGTCGACCCGCTCGAACGGACGGCGTCGATGGCGGCGTACCTCGACCTGCTCAACGCGCTCTCGCGCCGACTGGCGGAGACGGGTGGCGTCGGGATGCTCCACTGTCTGGAGTCCGGTCGTGAAGCCGAGTCGCCGAACCGCGAGCTCACGCTGTCCGTGGCCGACCACGTCTGGCGCCTCGAACCGCGACGGGAGGGGGCGCGGTCGCTGACGTACTACCTGGAGATTCCGAAAGCCAACGGACTCCCGCTGGACGAGAACGACCGGGTGCAGGAACTGGACGTCGGCTCGTCGGTCCAGGTCGACCGGACGCGGGACTACTGA
- a CDS encoding beta-CASP ribonuclease aCPSF1 — MSTVDQQLEEVKATIDDVVPRRISVSDVTYEGPELVIYTQDPKEFAADAELVRQLASKLRKRITVRPDPGVLTPPETAEAAIRDIVSDDAGVTDIDFDRETGEVRIEARNPGVVIGRGGETRREITAEVGWTPDVVRSAPIESATVDNVRSFLGQEREERRTILERVGRQIHREPMSDDEWVRITSLGCCREVGRAAFVISTPNTRILVDCGEKPGASGETPYLDVPEALGSGASTIDAVVLTHAHLDHSALVPLLYERGYDGPIYCTEPTRDLLGLLTLEYIDSANADGRTPPYGSEMVREAIKHTITLDYGDVTDIAPDVKLTLHNAGHVLGSSVVHFHVGEGLYNVAFSGDIHYSDTRLLDGAVNQFPRVETLVLESTYGGRNDYQTDQGDSERKFKQVVRDTAERGGTVLVPTNPVGRAQEVMLVLAEAMREGDIPELPIYLDGMVWEATAVHTTYPDFLRDNLEDRIFDVESNPFLADQFQPFDGDDDERKSIADGEAAVVIAPSGMLDRGPVLSWLEHVGPDPDSALTFLDYQAKGTAGRRVQNGQSEVPTRDGSRERIDVQLRVETIDGFSGHADRQGLENFVNTMSPQPEKVLCVHGDESAIQDLSSGLYHEYNLRTFAPENLETFRFR; from the coding sequence ATGAGTACGGTAGACCAGCAGCTCGAAGAGGTGAAGGCAACGATAGACGACGTCGTCCCACGGCGAATCTCCGTGTCGGACGTGACCTACGAGGGGCCCGAACTCGTCATCTACACACAGGACCCCAAGGAGTTCGCCGCGGACGCCGAGCTCGTCCGCCAGCTCGCGTCGAAGCTCCGGAAGCGCATCACGGTCCGCCCGGACCCCGGCGTCCTGACACCGCCGGAGACCGCCGAGGCGGCCATCCGGGACATCGTCTCGGACGACGCCGGCGTGACCGACATCGACTTCGACAGGGAGACCGGCGAGGTCCGCATCGAGGCCCGGAACCCGGGCGTCGTCATCGGCCGCGGCGGCGAGACGCGCCGGGAGATTACCGCCGAGGTCGGGTGGACGCCGGACGTCGTCCGGAGCGCCCCCATCGAGTCGGCGACGGTCGACAACGTCCGGAGCTTCCTCGGGCAGGAACGCGAGGAACGCCGGACCATCCTGGAGCGCGTCGGCCGCCAGATCCACCGCGAGCCGATGTCCGACGACGAGTGGGTCCGCATCACCTCGCTTGGCTGCTGTCGCGAGGTCGGCCGCGCCGCCTTCGTCATCTCGACGCCCAACACGCGAATCCTGGTCGATTGCGGCGAGAAACCGGGCGCGAGCGGCGAGACGCCGTACCTCGACGTGCCCGAAGCGCTCGGGTCCGGCGCGTCGACCATCGACGCCGTCGTCCTGACCCACGCTCACTTAGACCACTCCGCGCTGGTGCCTCTGCTGTACGAACGGGGGTACGACGGCCCCATCTACTGTACCGAACCGACCCGTGACCTGCTGGGGCTGTTGACGCTGGAGTACATCGACAGCGCGAACGCGGACGGGCGGACGCCGCCGTACGGGTCGGAGATGGTCCGCGAGGCCATCAAGCACACCATCACGCTGGACTACGGCGACGTGACCGACATCGCGCCGGACGTCAAGCTGACGCTGCACAACGCGGGCCACGTCCTGGGCAGCTCCGTCGTCCACTTCCACGTCGGCGAGGGGCTGTACAACGTCGCGTTCTCCGGCGACATCCACTACAGCGACACCCGACTGCTCGACGGGGCGGTCAACCAGTTCCCGCGCGTCGAGACGCTCGTCCTGGAGTCGACGTACGGCGGCCGCAACGACTACCAGACCGACCAGGGCGACTCGGAGCGGAAATTCAAACAGGTCGTGCGCGACACCGCCGAGCGCGGCGGGACCGTCCTCGTGCCGACGAACCCCGTGGGCCGGGCACAGGAGGTCATGCTGGTCCTGGCGGAGGCGATGCGGGAGGGCGACATCCCCGAGCTCCCCATCTACCTCGACGGGATGGTGTGGGAGGCGACGGCCGTCCACACGACCTATCCCGACTTCCTTCGCGACAACCTGGAGGACCGTATCTTCGACGTGGAGTCGAACCCCTTCCTGGCCGACCAGTTCCAGCCGTTCGACGGCGACGACGACGAACGGAAATCGATAGCGGACGGCGAGGCAGCTGTCGTCATCGCCCCGTCGGGGATGCTCGACCGCGGCCCGGTGCTGTCGTGGCTCGAACACGTCGGCCCGGACCCGGACTCGGCGTTGACCTTCCTCGACTACCAGGCGAAGGGGACGGCCGGGCGCCGCGTCCAGAACGGGCAGTCGGAGGTCCCGACGCGCGACGGGAGCCGCGAGCGCATCGACGTCCAGCTGCGCGTCGAGACCATCGACGGGTTCTCGGGCCACGCCGACCGGCAGGGCCTCGAGAACTTCGTCAACACGATGAGCCCGCAGCCGGAGAAGGTGCTCTGCGTCCACGGCGACGAGTCCGCGATTCAGGACCTCTCGTCGGGACTGTACCACGAGTACAACCTGCGGACCTTCGCGCCGGAGAACCTAGAGACGTTCCGCTTCCGGTAG
- a CDS encoding DUF7350 domain-containing protein, with product MNRRQFLAGAGVTGASLLAGCGALSTQSTRAPPLVEDRPDATYRPTHREGMGMAGMAQAGDYMVGLTYSYPHRFWTVTGTTAEQVDIREADSLHLMASVWDPESGMVLPVSAGVSIAVERDGETVADKQPWPMVSQNMGFHYGDNYALDGEGVYQISVRVEGMNERRLGAFEGRFGDAGEATVEFDFAESALQSLAYEEFPETQGERAALDLMQMDMIPTSRAPEASALPGTLLGTSAGADETYAASWLRDAPFLGDGESYLAVSVRTPYNRVPLPMMSLGGAVEADGETVFDDALTAAIHPDIGYHYGAVVASTAAEPSVTVDVIAPPQVSRHEGYETAFLGTPSLSF from the coding sequence ATGAACCGACGACAGTTCCTCGCCGGTGCCGGCGTCACCGGCGCGTCGCTGCTGGCGGGCTGTGGGGCACTGAGCACGCAGTCGACACGGGCCCCGCCGCTCGTCGAAGACCGCCCCGACGCCACCTACCGCCCCACGCACAGAGAAGGGATGGGGATGGCCGGAATGGCCCAGGCCGGCGACTACATGGTCGGCCTGACCTACTCGTACCCACACCGCTTCTGGACGGTGACCGGCACCACCGCCGAGCAGGTCGACATCCGCGAGGCGGACAGCCTCCACCTGATGGCGAGCGTCTGGGACCCCGAGAGCGGGATGGTGCTGCCCGTCTCAGCCGGCGTCTCCATCGCGGTCGAACGGGACGGCGAGACGGTCGCCGACAAGCAGCCGTGGCCGATGGTCTCGCAGAACATGGGCTTTCACTACGGCGACAACTACGCGCTGGACGGCGAGGGCGTCTACCAGATCTCGGTCCGTGTCGAGGGCATGAACGAACGTCGCCTGGGGGCGTTCGAGGGCCGCTTCGGGGACGCCGGCGAGGCGACCGTCGAGTTCGACTTCGCGGAGTCGGCGCTGCAGAGCCTCGCCTACGAAGAGTTCCCCGAGACCCAGGGTGAGCGGGCCGCGCTCGACCTGATGCAGATGGACATGATACCGACCTCGCGGGCCCCGGAGGCGTCGGCGCTGCCCGGAACGCTGCTCGGAACCAGCGCGGGCGCCGACGAGACTTACGCCGCGAGTTGGCTGCGGGACGCCCCATTCCTCGGCGACGGCGAGTCCTACCTCGCCGTATCGGTCCGCACGCCCTACAATCGCGTGCCGCTCCCGATGATGTCGCTCGGCGGCGCCGTCGAGGCGGACGGCGAGACGGTCTTCGATGACGCGCTGACCGCGGCGATTCACCCCGACATCGGCTATCACTACGGTGCCGTGGTGGCCTCGACGGCGGCCGAGCCGTCGGTCACCGTCGACGTCATCGCCCCGCCGCAGGTCTCCAGACACGAGGGCTACGAGACGGCGTTCCTCGGGACGCCCTCACTCTCCTTCTAG